One stretch of Bremerella cremea DNA includes these proteins:
- a CDS encoding OprO/OprP family phosphate-selective porin yields the protein MKTSWTCRALGIFLGALAPAISYSQEPFYNAPNVGYGQPTYEYPAAPSQATPSYFAEDDVPRHLPSVHEPEDTVSAASYYNLLERVEALEADKAEEACKEVEILSKPTQKWSGRVHFDYWHFPKESALPNYLDTGNAAESPPDFIGFRRLRYGVAGDVNETMNYKIEMEFASPDSLAFKDAYLGWTELPWLHTVLLGNQKRPYGLDHLNSSRYNVFMERPFVIEAFNQDARRIGLQSYGLSDNEAWNWRFGTFAMQDLSKPGHQYSDNYQSEVAGRLANTIWYDETSGGRGYAHWAVAGSAAFPSGGGADRFRTRPEARTDGKWFDTGVLGAANYQLLGLEGVLNVGSFSVVGEYQTVHANRTAAPNTNFGGGYVYAAYWLTGEYTPWDRTSGTLGRTKPLENFWIVNRCDGCRSYGWGAWQIAARYSYCDFTDQDVFGGVGESATLGVNWWWNPHARMQFNYINGRISDRVVAGAPSTAGWYDALGLRFMVDF from the coding sequence ATGAAGACGAGTTGGACCTGCCGCGCTCTTGGCATTTTCCTCGGTGCCCTAGCTCCGGCGATCAGTTACTCGCAAGAGCCATTTTACAATGCGCCGAATGTGGGCTACGGACAGCCCACCTACGAGTACCCAGCCGCCCCCTCACAAGCCACACCCAGCTACTTTGCCGAGGACGATGTTCCACGGCATTTGCCAAGCGTGCATGAGCCGGAGGACACCGTTTCTGCGGCTTCGTACTACAACCTTTTAGAGCGGGTGGAAGCTCTGGAAGCTGACAAAGCGGAAGAAGCTTGCAAGGAAGTCGAAATCCTTTCCAAGCCTACCCAAAAATGGTCGGGCCGTGTTCATTTTGACTACTGGCATTTTCCTAAAGAGTCGGCCCTGCCGAACTACTTAGATACCGGCAATGCGGCGGAAAGCCCGCCTGATTTCATTGGTTTCCGTCGGCTACGATACGGCGTAGCAGGCGATGTCAACGAAACGATGAACTACAAAATTGAAATGGAGTTCGCGTCGCCTGATTCGTTGGCCTTTAAAGACGCTTATCTCGGTTGGACAGAACTGCCTTGGCTGCATACCGTGCTGCTGGGTAATCAAAAACGTCCTTACGGTTTGGATCACTTAAACTCCAGCCGCTACAACGTCTTCATGGAACGCCCGTTTGTGATTGAAGCGTTCAATCAAGATGCTCGTCGTATTGGCTTGCAATCGTATGGTCTTTCCGACAACGAAGCCTGGAACTGGCGTTTCGGTACGTTTGCCATGCAAGACCTCTCGAAGCCTGGTCACCAGTATTCCGATAACTATCAGTCAGAAGTCGCGGGTCGCTTGGCCAATACCATTTGGTACGACGAAACTTCAGGCGGGCGAGGCTACGCTCACTGGGCCGTCGCAGGCTCGGCAGCGTTTCCTAGTGGTGGTGGTGCCGATCGCTTCCGCACACGCCCTGAAGCGAGAACCGATGGCAAATGGTTCGATACCGGCGTTCTCGGTGCGGCAAACTACCAGCTACTTGGTTTGGAAGGGGTGCTGAACGTAGGGTCATTCAGTGTTGTGGGTGAATACCAAACCGTTCATGCGAACCGCACGGCTGCACCGAACACCAACTTTGGTGGCGGCTACGTCTATGCTGCTTACTGGCTGACCGGCGAATACACCCCTTGGGACCGCACCTCTGGCACGTTGGGCCGCACGAAGCCGCTAGAGAACTTCTGGATCGTTAATCGCTGTGACGGTTGCCGGAGCTACGGCTGGGGTGCCTGGCAGATCGCGGCACGCTATTCCTATTGCGACTTCACTGACCAGGATGTCTTCGGTGGTGTCGGCGAAAGTGCCACTTTGGGCGTGAACTGGTGGTGGAATCCGCATGCTCGTATGCAGTTCAACTACATCAATGGTCGCATCTCAGACCGCGTCGTCGCGGGTGCCCCTTCCACCGCAGGTTGGTACGACGCACTCGGTTTGCGGTTCATGGTCGACTTCTAA
- a CDS encoding TrmH family RNA methyltransferase: MSENIIQIESPEDPQLLRYKREFERKSHTRDGYFVAESQFLVQRLLESDFLIESLLVDGIEKIPSLPPHRLGTFPIYVLSRSDIKQLVGYNFHRGIMACGQRPPRPSIDGVLPTDRANQLTVLAASKIGDFENLGSIIRTACAFGADAILLDEGCADPFSRRSLRVSTGHAFKIPIVESTDFGADLAKLQSLGFESFATVLSTTATPLAEVTRAPRSVLLMGNEGYGLEENTLAHCNHQITLPMRRGSDSLNVAMATGIFLYHFCYLQGCVTSG; the protein is encoded by the coding sequence ATGAGCGAGAACATTATTCAGATCGAGTCCCCGGAAGATCCGCAACTGCTGCGTTATAAGCGGGAGTTTGAACGGAAAAGTCACACGCGTGACGGATACTTTGTGGCGGAAAGCCAGTTTCTGGTGCAGCGGCTTTTAGAGAGCGACTTCCTGATCGAATCGCTCCTGGTCGATGGGATCGAAAAAATCCCTTCCCTTCCACCTCACCGGCTCGGTACGTTTCCGATCTACGTTTTGTCGCGATCCGATATCAAGCAGCTCGTTGGGTATAATTTTCATCGCGGGATCATGGCCTGCGGTCAAAGGCCTCCCCGTCCTTCGATTGATGGTGTTCTGCCCACGGATCGAGCCAACCAGTTGACGGTCCTGGCCGCCTCGAAGATTGGCGACTTCGAAAACCTCGGTTCGATTATTCGTACGGCTTGTGCGTTTGGGGCGGATGCCATCTTGCTTGATGAAGGTTGCGCCGATCCGTTTTCCCGCCGTAGCCTTCGCGTTTCCACAGGGCACGCCTTTAAAATTCCGATTGTCGAATCGACCGATTTCGGCGCAGACTTGGCCAAGCTACAGTCCCTCGGCTTCGAGTCATTCGCCACCGTTCTTTCCACAACGGCCACTCCCTTAGCAGAAGTTACCCGCGCGCCGCGAAGTGTTTTACTAATGGGGAACGAGGGATACGGGCTAGAAGAGAACACGCTCGCCCATTGCAATCACCAGATAACCTTACCGATGCGACGCGGTAGTGACTCGTTGAACGTAGCGATGGCGACCGGGATCTTTCTTTATCACTTCTGCTACTTACAGGGATGCGTTACCAGCGGATGA
- a CDS encoding biotin--[acetyl-CoA-carboxylase] ligase, which produces MSDWFPDLVRVEIERVANFACVKVFAELPSTSDYALEHIEAYQDRMPALFVARQQTKGRGRGARSWFAGDGALTFSALLSQANTPIEPHAWPRSSLIAGVAMCQTLEQYADTELLKVKWPNDVYLAGRKVCGILVEKRELANPVMCLGVGVNVNNSLENAPPDVQQKAIALTDITHQRHFLPEILLEFLLRYQKLSEANASSLESLLAYWREHCLLTGRQIETMQGTQQLTGECHGIDVNGSLLVQTSAGQRQIVSGEIIRW; this is translated from the coding sequence ATGAGTGATTGGTTTCCGGATTTGGTCCGTGTTGAAATCGAACGCGTGGCAAACTTTGCCTGCGTTAAGGTCTTCGCAGAGTTGCCTTCGACAAGCGACTATGCGCTAGAGCATATCGAGGCATACCAAGATCGCATGCCGGCCTTGTTTGTGGCCCGCCAGCAAACCAAAGGGCGGGGCAGGGGGGCACGAAGTTGGTTCGCCGGAGATGGTGCGCTCACGTTTTCTGCGTTGTTATCGCAAGCGAATACACCGATCGAGCCACACGCTTGGCCACGCAGTTCATTGATAGCCGGTGTGGCCATGTGTCAGACGCTAGAGCAGTACGCCGATACCGAACTGCTCAAGGTGAAATGGCCGAACGATGTCTACTTAGCCGGGCGGAAGGTATGCGGGATTCTGGTCGAAAAACGAGAACTCGCTAATCCGGTGATGTGTCTTGGGGTTGGTGTGAACGTTAACAATTCGCTGGAAAATGCTCCGCCAGACGTCCAGCAAAAAGCGATCGCGTTGACCGACATCACGCATCAACGCCATTTCCTGCCAGAGATTCTGCTCGAGTTTCTCTTGCGATATCAGAAGCTCTCGGAAGCGAACGCGTCGTCCCTGGAATCGCTGCTTGCTTATTGGCGAGAACACTGCTTGCTAACTGGGCGGCAAATTGAAACCATGCAGGGTACGCAACAATTGACTGGCGAATGTCATGGAATCGATGTGAATGGATCGCTGCTGGTGCAAACCTCGGCGGGGCAGCGGCAAATTGTTTCCGGCGAAATCATCCGCTGGTAA
- a CDS encoding pyruvate carboxylase, translating to MKKISKLLVTNRSEIAIRIFRSAHELGIRTVGMYSYEDRFALHRFKADEAYLIGQPGEPVRAYLDIPGVIRLCKEHNIDAIHPGYGFMSENPDLADACDKNGIVFVGPSKKCLEMLGDKTAARSVAKQAGVSILGGSDAAIENAQAGLKVAKEMGFPIILKAAKGGGGRGMRVVRTAEEFESAFNEAQRESLNAFGSPDIFIEKFIQQARHIEVQLLGDRQGNLVHLFERDCSVQRRHQKVVEIAPAPSLDPKIRQGLCDAAVAIGKAVGYYAAGTVEFLVDAETGEYYFIEVNPRIQVEHTVTEEITGIDLVKAQILVAQGDSLDHPEIGIPTQESVVPFGFALQCRVTTEDPTNKFLPDYGRVSHYRSGAGMGVRLDAGSAFSGAVVHPYYDSLLVKVTARGRRFVDATRRMNRVLQEFRVRGVKTNIPFLIRLMNHPKFIEGTCTTRFIDQTPELLEFTPRRDRATKLLKFLGDVAVNGNPLVKDRVISKRRDPAPTPALVADQSNPQGSRDRFKELGVEKFAQWVRDQKQLLFTDTTFRDAHQSLLATRVRTKDLLNISEAYARNCPEMFSLEMWGGATFDTTMRFLKESPWQRLADMRERVPNILFQMLLRASNAVGYTNYPDNVVVAFVEEAAQAGMDIFRVFDALNWVPNMKVAMEAVIAAGGICEASICYTGDISNPKRDKYNLKYYVDLAKQLESMGAHFLAIKDMAGLCKPTAARKLIKTLREEIGLPIHFHTHDTAGIQAASILEGAQVGLDIADAAMAPLSGGTSQPNLNTVVEMLRGTPQESQLQTKAIDEIAEYWRSVREFYTPFESTVLPATADLYRHEMPGGQYTNLFQQAHALGLSDQWSQICEIYAQVNEMLGDIVKVTPTSKAVGDMALFMVANDLTPADVLNPERELAFPASVKDLLGGRMGQPPGGFPEALQKRVMRDEPILTTRPGESFEPADFVAAEAKVEKFLGRKPKRNEVVSYLLYPKVYEDFAKHELNYGDVSGLPTPVFFYGQEPGEELAVDIEVGKTLIVKFLTISDPHPDGSRVVFFELNGQPREVSVIDQSLESDVPKRQKADADDPKQIGSSMPGMVVTIAVEPGEKVAKGQKLLSLEAMKMETTIYAEVEGTVEQVLVKPGSQVETGDLMIKLN from the coding sequence ATGAAAAAAATCAGCAAGCTTCTCGTAACCAACCGTAGTGAAATCGCCATCCGAATTTTTCGCAGCGCCCACGAACTGGGGATTCGAACGGTTGGAATGTATTCGTACGAGGATCGTTTTGCGCTGCACCGTTTCAAAGCGGACGAAGCCTACCTCATTGGCCAGCCGGGCGAGCCGGTACGGGCTTATCTCGATATTCCCGGCGTAATTCGGCTTTGTAAAGAACACAACATCGATGCGATTCACCCTGGCTATGGGTTTATGTCCGAGAATCCGGACTTGGCCGATGCCTGCGATAAGAATGGCATCGTCTTTGTCGGCCCCTCGAAAAAATGTTTGGAAATGCTCGGCGACAAAACGGCCGCACGCAGCGTTGCCAAGCAGGCAGGTGTCTCCATCTTAGGAGGTAGCGATGCCGCGATCGAAAACGCTCAGGCTGGCCTGAAGGTGGCCAAAGAAATGGGCTTTCCCATTATCTTAAAAGCAGCCAAAGGAGGCGGGGGCCGCGGCATGCGTGTCGTACGAACCGCCGAGGAGTTCGAGTCGGCGTTTAACGAAGCCCAACGCGAATCGCTCAATGCTTTTGGTAGCCCCGATATCTTTATCGAGAAGTTCATTCAGCAAGCACGCCATATTGAAGTGCAATTGCTGGGGGATCGCCAAGGAAATCTGGTTCACCTCTTTGAACGCGATTGCAGCGTGCAGCGCCGTCATCAGAAAGTGGTTGAGATCGCGCCAGCACCTAGTCTCGATCCCAAAATCCGGCAAGGATTGTGCGATGCGGCCGTCGCCATTGGCAAAGCCGTTGGATACTACGCTGCCGGTACGGTCGAGTTTCTCGTCGATGCTGAAACGGGCGAGTATTACTTCATTGAAGTGAATCCACGCATCCAAGTCGAACATACCGTAACCGAAGAAATCACCGGGATCGATCTGGTAAAAGCTCAGATTCTGGTTGCCCAAGGAGATTCGCTCGATCATCCGGAGATCGGCATTCCGACGCAGGAATCGGTCGTGCCGTTTGGTTTTGCTTTGCAATGCCGTGTCACAACGGAAGACCCTACGAACAAGTTTTTGCCCGACTATGGTCGTGTTTCGCACTATCGTAGCGGAGCTGGCATGGGGGTCCGTTTGGATGCTGGAAGCGCGTTTAGTGGTGCGGTCGTCCATCCGTATTACGATTCGCTGTTGGTGAAAGTGACCGCCAGAGGACGCCGTTTTGTCGATGCCACCCGCCGCATGAACCGTGTGCTGCAAGAGTTCCGCGTGCGTGGCGTGAAGACGAATATTCCTTTTCTGATCCGCTTGATGAATCACCCTAAGTTCATCGAAGGGACATGCACCACGCGTTTCATCGATCAGACGCCAGAACTGCTAGAGTTTACCCCGCGGCGCGACCGAGCGACCAAATTGCTTAAGTTCCTGGGGGATGTCGCGGTGAATGGTAATCCGCTGGTCAAAGATCGCGTGATCTCCAAGCGACGAGATCCTGCCCCCACACCGGCACTTGTGGCCGACCAATCAAACCCTCAAGGATCGCGCGACCGCTTCAAGGAACTAGGTGTCGAGAAGTTTGCCCAGTGGGTTCGCGATCAGAAGCAACTGCTGTTCACCGATACCACCTTTCGCGACGCCCATCAAAGTTTGCTGGCAACGCGTGTACGCACGAAAGACTTGTTGAACATTTCAGAAGCTTACGCCCGCAATTGCCCAGAGATGTTCTCGTTGGAAATGTGGGGCGGGGCAACGTTCGATACGACGATGCGTTTCCTCAAGGAATCGCCCTGGCAGCGACTTGCTGACATGCGCGAGCGTGTGCCAAACATCTTGTTCCAAATGTTACTACGGGCATCGAACGCGGTCGGCTATACCAACTACCCGGACAACGTCGTTGTTGCTTTCGTGGAAGAAGCCGCTCAGGCCGGAATGGATATCTTTCGCGTGTTCGATGCCCTGAACTGGGTGCCGAACATGAAGGTTGCCATGGAGGCCGTGATTGCGGCGGGAGGAATTTGCGAAGCTTCGATTTGCTACACCGGCGATATCAGCAACCCGAAGCGAGACAAGTACAATCTGAAGTATTACGTCGATTTGGCAAAGCAGTTGGAATCGATGGGGGCCCACTTCCTCGCCATTAAAGATATGGCCGGTCTCTGCAAGCCAACCGCAGCTCGCAAGTTGATCAAGACCTTGCGAGAAGAAATTGGCTTGCCGATTCATTTTCACACGCACGATACCGCCGGGATTCAGGCCGCTTCCATTTTGGAAGGTGCTCAAGTTGGGCTCGATATCGCCGACGCCGCCATGGCGCCACTCTCTGGCGGAACCTCGCAACCCAACTTGAACACGGTGGTGGAAATGCTGCGTGGCACACCGCAGGAAAGCCAGCTTCAAACCAAAGCAATTGATGAAATTGCTGAATATTGGCGATCGGTGCGAGAGTTCTACACGCCGTTTGAAAGTACGGTGTTGCCGGCGACGGCGGACTTGTATCGCCACGAAATGCCAGGCGGGCAGTACACCAATTTGTTCCAACAAGCACACGCGTTGGGGCTTTCCGATCAATGGTCTCAGATTTGCGAAATCTACGCCCAGGTCAACGAGATGTTAGGGGACATCGTCAAGGTGACTCCCACTTCGAAGGCCGTCGGTGACATGGCGTTATTCATGGTCGCCAACGATTTGACCCCTGCGGATGTGTTGAACCCAGAGCGGGAACTCGCGTTTCCTGCTTCGGTCAAGGACTTGCTCGGCGGACGCATGGGCCAGCCGCCAGGTGGTTTCCCGGAAGCCTTGCAAAAACGCGTGATGCGAGACGAACCCATCCTCACGACACGTCCTGGCGAAAGCTTCGAGCCCGCCGATTTTGTCGCTGCGGAAGCCAAGGTCGAGAAATTCTTGGGCCGTAAGCCGAAACGCAACGAGGTCGTATCGTATCTGCTGTATCCCAAAGTCTATGAAGACTTTGCCAAGCACGAGTTGAATTATGGTGATGTCAGCGGTCTGCCGACGCCGGTCTTCTTCTACGGTCAGGAACCAGGAGAAGAACTGGCAGTGGATATCGAAGTGGGCAAGACGCTGATCGTGAAGTTCCTCACTATCAGCGATCCGCACCCCGACGGTTCGCGTGTCGTCTTCTTCGAGTTGAACGGTCAGCCCCGCGAAGTGAGTGTGATTGACCAATCGTTGGAGTCGGATGTTCCTAAGCGGCAAAAAGCGGATGCCGACGATCCAAAACAAATCGGCTCGTCGATGCCAGGTATGGTCGTAACCATTGCCGTCGAGCCTGGCGAAAAAGTTGCCAAGGGGCAAAAGCTGCTTTCGTTAGAAGCGATGAAGATGGAGACAACCATCTACGCGGAAGTCGAGGGTACGGTCGAGCAGGTTTTGGTCAAGCCTGGCAGTCAGGTCGAAACAGGTGACTTGATGATTAAGTTGAACTAG